The following are encoded in a window of Haliaeetus albicilla chromosome 1, bHalAlb1.1, whole genome shotgun sequence genomic DNA:
- the CLOCK gene encoding circadian locomoter output cycles protein kaput isoform X2, giving the protein MFFTISTHKMSSIADRNDGSIFDGLVEEDDKDKAKRVSRNKSEKKRRDQFNVLIKELGSMLPGNARKMDKSTVLQKSIDFLRKHKEITAQSDASEIRQDWKPTFLSNEEFTQLMLEALDGFFLAIMTDGNIIYVSESITPLLEHLPSDLVDQSVFNFIPEGEHSEIYKILSTHLLESDSLTPEYLKSKNQLEFCCHMLRGTIDPKEQPTYEYVKFIGNFKCLNNVPNSAHNGFEGTIQRSHRPSYEDKVCFVATVRLATPQFIKEMCTVEEPNEEFTSRHSLEWKFLFLDHRAPPIIGYLPFEVLGTSGYDYYHVDDLDNLAKCHEHLMQYGKGKSCYYRFLTKGQQWIWLQTHYYITYHQWNSRPEFIVCTHTVVSYAEVRAERRRELGIEESLPEITADKSQDSGSDNHINTVSLKEALERFDTSPTPSASSRSSRKSSHTAVSDHSSTPTKMTLDTSTPPRQSLSGHEKTTQRRSSLSSQSLSSQSLGQPVAQPTMSQPATLQLQSGMSQFSAQLGAMQHLKDQLEQRTRMIEANIHRQQEELRKIQEQLQIVHGQGLQMFLQQSTSGLNFGSVQLASGNSSNVQQLTPINMQGQVVQTNQTQSGMNTGHISTPHMIQQQPLQSTATQHNQQNVLSGHNQQSSLASQSASQSQNTVSAPLYNTMVISQPTTGNVVQVPSSLPQNNNQNAAAVTTFTQDRQIRFSQGQQLVTKLVTAPVACGAVMVPSTMFMGQVVTAYPTFAAQQQQPQTLSITQQQQQQQQSQQDHQQQLTTVQQPAQPQLTQHPQQFLQTSRLLHGNQSAQLILSAAFPLQQSTFTQSHHQQHQSQQQQQLSRHRTDKMTDPSKVQPQ; this is encoded by the exons ATGTTTTTTACCATAAGCACCCATAAAATGAGCTCCATTGCAGACAG aaatgatGGAAGCATTTTTGATGGGCTGGTGGAAGAAGATGACAAAGATAAAGCAAAAAG agtgTCTAGAAACAAGTCTGAAAAGAAACGGCGAGATCAGTTTAATGTACTTATCAAAGAGCTGGGTTCCATGCTTCCAGGTAATGCTCGGAAGATGGATAAATCCACTGTACTGCAGAAGAGCATTGACTTTTTACGGAAGCACAAAG AAATTACTGCACAATCAGATGCCAGTGAGATTCGACAGGACTGGAAACCGACATTCCTTAGTAATGAAGAGTTCACACAGTTAATGTTGGAG GCtcttgatggtttttttttagcaattATGACAGATGGAAATATAATATATGTGTCTGAAAGTATAACTCCCTTACTTGAACATTTGCCA tctgatCTTGTGGATCAGAGTGTATTTAATTTTATCCCAGAGGGGGAACATTCagaaatttataaaatattgtCTACTCATCTGCTGGAAAGTGATTCATTGACACCAGAATACTTAAAAT CAAAGAATCAACTAGAATTCTGTTGCCATATGCTGCGAGGAACAATAGATCCAAAAGAGCAACCTACATACGAATATGTAAAGTTTATAGGAAATTTCAAGTGTTTGAATAACG TTCCCAACTCAGCGCACAATGGGTTTGAAGGAACTATTCAGCGATCGCACCGGCCTTCATATGAAGACAAAGTTTGCTTTGTAGCCACAGTTAGATTAGCTACACCCCAGTTTATCAAG gaAATGTGCACTGTTGAAGAACCCAATGAAGAGTTCACATCTAGACATAGCTTAGAATGGAAGTTCCTATTCTTGGATCACAG GGCACCTCCGATAATAGGTTATCTTCCTTTTGAAGTTTTGGGAACATCAGGCTATGATTATTATCATGTGGATGATCTAGATAATCTGGCAAAATGTCACGAGCATT TAATGCAATATGGGAAAGGGAAGTCATGTTACTACAGATTCCTTACAAAGGGACAACAATGGATTTGGCTGCAAACACATTACTATATCACGTATCACCAGTGGAATTCCAGGCCAGAGTTTATTGTCTGTACGCACACTGTTGTAAg TTATGCAGAAGTTAGAGCAGAAAGACGACGAGAACTTGGTATTGAGGAGTCTCTTCCAGAGATAACAGCAGATAAA AGTCAGGACTCTGGGTCTGACAATCACATAAACACAGTGAGTCTCAAAGAAGCATTGGAAAGGTTTGATACCAGCCCCACACCTTCTGCTTCCTCCAGGAGTTCACGAAAATCCTCACATACTGCAGTATCAGATCATTCAT CAACACCGACTAAAATGACACTGGACACTAGCACTCCTCCAAGGCAAAGCTTATCTGGTCATGAAAAGACTACACAAAGAAGATCATCTCTGAGTAGTCAG tctttaagctcccagtctctgGGACAACCAGTAGCACAGCCAACGATGTCTCAGCCTGCAACTTTACAGCTCCAGTCTGGCATGTCGCAG ttttcagcTCAATTAGGAGCTATGCAGCATCTAAAGGACCAGCTAGAGCAAAGAACACGCATGATAGAGGCAAATATTCATCGGCAGCAGGAAGAGTTGCGTAAGATTCAAGAGCAGCTTCAAATTGTCCATGGTCAAGGACTCCAG atgttctTGCAGCAGTCAACTTCTGGACTCAACTTTGGTTCTGTGCAGCTTGCTTCTGGAAATTCTTCAAATGTTCAGCAGCTTACGCCAATAAACATGCAAGGTCAAGTTGTTCAGACTAATCAGACTCAAAGTGGGATGAACACAGGCCATATAAGTACCCCACACATGATACAGCAACAGCCTTTGCAGAGTACTGCAACACAG cataaTCAACAAAATGTGCTTAGTGGACACAATCAACAGTCTTCTCTTGCCAGTCAGTCTGCCAGTCAGTCACAGAACACAGTCTCAGCACCTTTGTATAACACTATGGTGATTTCTCAGCCAACAACAGGAAATGTGGTCCAGGTTCCTTCTAGCTTACCACAGAACAATAACCAGAATGCTGCTGCAGTAACCACTTTTACACAGGATAGACAAATCAG ATTTTCTCAAGGTCAGCAACTTGTAACAAAACTTGTCACGGCCCCAGTAGCATGTGGAGCAGTAATGGTACCAAGTACTATGTTTATGGGACAGGTGGTGACAGCTTATCCCACTTTTGCTgcccaacagcagcagccacagacTTTGTCAATAAcgcaacaacagcagcagcagcagcaaagtcagCAAGACCATCAGCAGCAGCTCACCACAGTTCAGCAACCAGCTCAGCCACAGCTGACCCAGCACCCCCAACAGTTCCTACAG ACATCCAGGTTACTTCATGGAAATCAGTCAGCTCAGCTTatcctctctgctgctttcccactACAACAAAGCACTTTTACTCAgtcccaccaccagcagcatcagtcccagcagcagcagcaactttCGCGACACAGAACTGACAAGATGACTGATCCTTCCAAAGTTCAGCCACAATAG
- the CLOCK gene encoding circadian locomoter output cycles protein kaput isoform X1, translated as MFFTISTHKMSSIADRNDGSIFDGLVEEDDKDKAKRVSRNKSEKKRRDQFNVLIKELGSMLPGNARKMDKSTVLQKSIDFLRKHKEITAQSDASEIRQDWKPTFLSNEEFTQLMLEALDGFFLAIMTDGNIIYVSESITPLLEHLPSDLVDQSVFNFIPEGEHSEIYKILSTHLLESDSLTPEYLKSKNQLEFCCHMLRGTIDPKEQPTYEYVKFIGNFKCLNNVPNSAHNGFEGTIQRSHRPSYEDKVCFVATVRLATPQFIKEMCTVEEPNEEFTSRHSLEWKFLFLDHRAPPIIGYLPFEVLGTSGYDYYHVDDLDNLAKCHEHLMQYGKGKSCYYRFLTKGQQWIWLQTHYYITYHQWNSRPEFIVCTHTVVSYAEVRAERRRELGIEESLPEITADKSQDSGSDNHINTVSLKEALERFDTSPTPSASSRSSRKSSHTAVSDHSSTPTKMTLDTSTPPRQSLSGHEKTTQRRSSLSSQSLSSQSLGQPVAQPTMSQPATLQLQSGMSQPVFQFSAQLGAMQHLKDQLEQRTRMIEANIHRQQEELRKIQEQLQIVHGQGLQMFLQQSTSGLNFGSVQLASGNSSNVQQLTPINMQGQVVQTNQTQSGMNTGHISTPHMIQQQPLQSTATQHNQQNVLSGHNQQSSLASQSASQSQNTVSAPLYNTMVISQPTTGNVVQVPSSLPQNNNQNAAAVTTFTQDRQIRFSQGQQLVTKLVTAPVACGAVMVPSTMFMGQVVTAYPTFAAQQQQPQTLSITQQQQQQQQSQQDHQQQLTTVQQPAQPQLTQHPQQFLQTSRLLHGNQSAQLILSAAFPLQQSTFTQSHHQQHQSQQQQQLSRHRTDKMTDPSKVQPQ; from the exons ATGTTTTTTACCATAAGCACCCATAAAATGAGCTCCATTGCAGACAG aaatgatGGAAGCATTTTTGATGGGCTGGTGGAAGAAGATGACAAAGATAAAGCAAAAAG agtgTCTAGAAACAAGTCTGAAAAGAAACGGCGAGATCAGTTTAATGTACTTATCAAAGAGCTGGGTTCCATGCTTCCAGGTAATGCTCGGAAGATGGATAAATCCACTGTACTGCAGAAGAGCATTGACTTTTTACGGAAGCACAAAG AAATTACTGCACAATCAGATGCCAGTGAGATTCGACAGGACTGGAAACCGACATTCCTTAGTAATGAAGAGTTCACACAGTTAATGTTGGAG GCtcttgatggtttttttttagcaattATGACAGATGGAAATATAATATATGTGTCTGAAAGTATAACTCCCTTACTTGAACATTTGCCA tctgatCTTGTGGATCAGAGTGTATTTAATTTTATCCCAGAGGGGGAACATTCagaaatttataaaatattgtCTACTCATCTGCTGGAAAGTGATTCATTGACACCAGAATACTTAAAAT CAAAGAATCAACTAGAATTCTGTTGCCATATGCTGCGAGGAACAATAGATCCAAAAGAGCAACCTACATACGAATATGTAAAGTTTATAGGAAATTTCAAGTGTTTGAATAACG TTCCCAACTCAGCGCACAATGGGTTTGAAGGAACTATTCAGCGATCGCACCGGCCTTCATATGAAGACAAAGTTTGCTTTGTAGCCACAGTTAGATTAGCTACACCCCAGTTTATCAAG gaAATGTGCACTGTTGAAGAACCCAATGAAGAGTTCACATCTAGACATAGCTTAGAATGGAAGTTCCTATTCTTGGATCACAG GGCACCTCCGATAATAGGTTATCTTCCTTTTGAAGTTTTGGGAACATCAGGCTATGATTATTATCATGTGGATGATCTAGATAATCTGGCAAAATGTCACGAGCATT TAATGCAATATGGGAAAGGGAAGTCATGTTACTACAGATTCCTTACAAAGGGACAACAATGGATTTGGCTGCAAACACATTACTATATCACGTATCACCAGTGGAATTCCAGGCCAGAGTTTATTGTCTGTACGCACACTGTTGTAAg TTATGCAGAAGTTAGAGCAGAAAGACGACGAGAACTTGGTATTGAGGAGTCTCTTCCAGAGATAACAGCAGATAAA AGTCAGGACTCTGGGTCTGACAATCACATAAACACAGTGAGTCTCAAAGAAGCATTGGAAAGGTTTGATACCAGCCCCACACCTTCTGCTTCCTCCAGGAGTTCACGAAAATCCTCACATACTGCAGTATCAGATCATTCAT CAACACCGACTAAAATGACACTGGACACTAGCACTCCTCCAAGGCAAAGCTTATCTGGTCATGAAAAGACTACACAAAGAAGATCATCTCTGAGTAGTCAG tctttaagctcccagtctctgGGACAACCAGTAGCACAGCCAACGATGTCTCAGCCTGCAACTTTACAGCTCCAGTCTGGCATGTCGCAG cctgtgtttcagttttcagcTCAATTAGGAGCTATGCAGCATCTAAAGGACCAGCTAGAGCAAAGAACACGCATGATAGAGGCAAATATTCATCGGCAGCAGGAAGAGTTGCGTAAGATTCAAGAGCAGCTTCAAATTGTCCATGGTCAAGGACTCCAG atgttctTGCAGCAGTCAACTTCTGGACTCAACTTTGGTTCTGTGCAGCTTGCTTCTGGAAATTCTTCAAATGTTCAGCAGCTTACGCCAATAAACATGCAAGGTCAAGTTGTTCAGACTAATCAGACTCAAAGTGGGATGAACACAGGCCATATAAGTACCCCACACATGATACAGCAACAGCCTTTGCAGAGTACTGCAACACAG cataaTCAACAAAATGTGCTTAGTGGACACAATCAACAGTCTTCTCTTGCCAGTCAGTCTGCCAGTCAGTCACAGAACACAGTCTCAGCACCTTTGTATAACACTATGGTGATTTCTCAGCCAACAACAGGAAATGTGGTCCAGGTTCCTTCTAGCTTACCACAGAACAATAACCAGAATGCTGCTGCAGTAACCACTTTTACACAGGATAGACAAATCAG ATTTTCTCAAGGTCAGCAACTTGTAACAAAACTTGTCACGGCCCCAGTAGCATGTGGAGCAGTAATGGTACCAAGTACTATGTTTATGGGACAGGTGGTGACAGCTTATCCCACTTTTGCTgcccaacagcagcagccacagacTTTGTCAATAAcgcaacaacagcagcagcagcagcaaagtcagCAAGACCATCAGCAGCAGCTCACCACAGTTCAGCAACCAGCTCAGCCACAGCTGACCCAGCACCCCCAACAGTTCCTACAG ACATCCAGGTTACTTCATGGAAATCAGTCAGCTCAGCTTatcctctctgctgctttcccactACAACAAAGCACTTTTACTCAgtcccaccaccagcagcatcagtcccagcagcagcagcaactttCGCGACACAGAACTGACAAGATGACTGATCCTTCCAAAGTTCAGCCACAATAG
- the CLOCK gene encoding circadian locomoter output cycles protein kaput isoform X3: MTDGNIIYVSESITPLLEHLPSDLVDQSVFNFIPEGEHSEIYKILSTHLLESDSLTPEYLKSKNQLEFCCHMLRGTIDPKEQPTYEYVKFIGNFKCLNNVPNSAHNGFEGTIQRSHRPSYEDKVCFVATVRLATPQFIKEMCTVEEPNEEFTSRHSLEWKFLFLDHRAPPIIGYLPFEVLGTSGYDYYHVDDLDNLAKCHEHLMQYGKGKSCYYRFLTKGQQWIWLQTHYYITYHQWNSRPEFIVCTHTVVSYAEVRAERRRELGIEESLPEITADKSQDSGSDNHINTVSLKEALERFDTSPTPSASSRSSRKSSHTAVSDHSSTPTKMTLDTSTPPRQSLSGHEKTTQRRSSLSSQSLSSQSLGQPVAQPTMSQPATLQLQSGMSQPVFQFSAQLGAMQHLKDQLEQRTRMIEANIHRQQEELRKIQEQLQIVHGQGLQMFLQQSTSGLNFGSVQLASGNSSNVQQLTPINMQGQVVQTNQTQSGMNTGHISTPHMIQQQPLQSTATQHNQQNVLSGHNQQSSLASQSASQSQNTVSAPLYNTMVISQPTTGNVVQVPSSLPQNNNQNAAAVTTFTQDRQIRFSQGQQLVTKLVTAPVACGAVMVPSTMFMGQVVTAYPTFAAQQQQPQTLSITQQQQQQQQSQQDHQQQLTTVQQPAQPQLTQHPQQFLQTSRLLHGNQSAQLILSAAFPLQQSTFTQSHHQQHQSQQQQQLSRHRTDKMTDPSKVQPQ; this comes from the exons ATGACAGATGGAAATATAATATATGTGTCTGAAAGTATAACTCCCTTACTTGAACATTTGCCA tctgatCTTGTGGATCAGAGTGTATTTAATTTTATCCCAGAGGGGGAACATTCagaaatttataaaatattgtCTACTCATCTGCTGGAAAGTGATTCATTGACACCAGAATACTTAAAAT CAAAGAATCAACTAGAATTCTGTTGCCATATGCTGCGAGGAACAATAGATCCAAAAGAGCAACCTACATACGAATATGTAAAGTTTATAGGAAATTTCAAGTGTTTGAATAACG TTCCCAACTCAGCGCACAATGGGTTTGAAGGAACTATTCAGCGATCGCACCGGCCTTCATATGAAGACAAAGTTTGCTTTGTAGCCACAGTTAGATTAGCTACACCCCAGTTTATCAAG gaAATGTGCACTGTTGAAGAACCCAATGAAGAGTTCACATCTAGACATAGCTTAGAATGGAAGTTCCTATTCTTGGATCACAG GGCACCTCCGATAATAGGTTATCTTCCTTTTGAAGTTTTGGGAACATCAGGCTATGATTATTATCATGTGGATGATCTAGATAATCTGGCAAAATGTCACGAGCATT TAATGCAATATGGGAAAGGGAAGTCATGTTACTACAGATTCCTTACAAAGGGACAACAATGGATTTGGCTGCAAACACATTACTATATCACGTATCACCAGTGGAATTCCAGGCCAGAGTTTATTGTCTGTACGCACACTGTTGTAAg TTATGCAGAAGTTAGAGCAGAAAGACGACGAGAACTTGGTATTGAGGAGTCTCTTCCAGAGATAACAGCAGATAAA AGTCAGGACTCTGGGTCTGACAATCACATAAACACAGTGAGTCTCAAAGAAGCATTGGAAAGGTTTGATACCAGCCCCACACCTTCTGCTTCCTCCAGGAGTTCACGAAAATCCTCACATACTGCAGTATCAGATCATTCAT CAACACCGACTAAAATGACACTGGACACTAGCACTCCTCCAAGGCAAAGCTTATCTGGTCATGAAAAGACTACACAAAGAAGATCATCTCTGAGTAGTCAG tctttaagctcccagtctctgGGACAACCAGTAGCACAGCCAACGATGTCTCAGCCTGCAACTTTACAGCTCCAGTCTGGCATGTCGCAG cctgtgtttcagttttcagcTCAATTAGGAGCTATGCAGCATCTAAAGGACCAGCTAGAGCAAAGAACACGCATGATAGAGGCAAATATTCATCGGCAGCAGGAAGAGTTGCGTAAGATTCAAGAGCAGCTTCAAATTGTCCATGGTCAAGGACTCCAG atgttctTGCAGCAGTCAACTTCTGGACTCAACTTTGGTTCTGTGCAGCTTGCTTCTGGAAATTCTTCAAATGTTCAGCAGCTTACGCCAATAAACATGCAAGGTCAAGTTGTTCAGACTAATCAGACTCAAAGTGGGATGAACACAGGCCATATAAGTACCCCACACATGATACAGCAACAGCCTTTGCAGAGTACTGCAACACAG cataaTCAACAAAATGTGCTTAGTGGACACAATCAACAGTCTTCTCTTGCCAGTCAGTCTGCCAGTCAGTCACAGAACACAGTCTCAGCACCTTTGTATAACACTATGGTGATTTCTCAGCCAACAACAGGAAATGTGGTCCAGGTTCCTTCTAGCTTACCACAGAACAATAACCAGAATGCTGCTGCAGTAACCACTTTTACACAGGATAGACAAATCAG ATTTTCTCAAGGTCAGCAACTTGTAACAAAACTTGTCACGGCCCCAGTAGCATGTGGAGCAGTAATGGTACCAAGTACTATGTTTATGGGACAGGTGGTGACAGCTTATCCCACTTTTGCTgcccaacagcagcagccacagacTTTGTCAATAAcgcaacaacagcagcagcagcagcaaagtcagCAAGACCATCAGCAGCAGCTCACCACAGTTCAGCAACCAGCTCAGCCACAGCTGACCCAGCACCCCCAACAGTTCCTACAG ACATCCAGGTTACTTCATGGAAATCAGTCAGCTCAGCTTatcctctctgctgctttcccactACAACAAAGCACTTTTACTCAgtcccaccaccagcagcatcagtcccagcagcagcagcaactttCGCGACACAGAACTGACAAGATGACTGATCCTTCCAAAGTTCAGCCACAATAG